GTAGGAAGGAAGTTAGGCTGGGAGGGAACTATGTGTATTTTATTCATTCGTGAATACTTTTGATGAGACAGCTAGTTttgttctccttctcctcctcttgtttgaaataggatctctctgtagttctggctgcCCTGACACTCAATGTGTAGGCTgatctggcttcaaactcagacaTCCCCTAGTCTCCATcccccaagcactgggattaaaggaatgtactaTGAAGGCCCCTGGGCAGTTATTTTTTATCTTGATCCATCTTACTTTCACAAGCCTTCACAAGGATCTCCTCCCTTTCACTTCAGACAGTGAATGGATACCTTTGAGAAACAGGTACCAAGAGAACTATCTCTACAGCCCATCCCTTCTGGGATAGTCTACCTTCTGGAGAAAACATGCTTTTCTTCTACCACCACACTCATCCCTCCTTGACCACTTAATGATATATGTAAAACAAGCAGACGttagatttttaaagatgttttactGAATTTTACAACTAGGGGCCAAGTAATAAATGAGGAGATAAGAAAGGTCCTAGTGTTCTTCCCTTTGTCCACTCTAAAATCCTTCTCCAGGTCCACAAAGGCTGTCTTTTCTTGCTTCCCCATTATCTACCCTCAGTTTGTTTCCAGAGAAGCCCAAGGTGGCAGCTCTTGaccactcttttctttttcctttcctttcctttcctttcctttcctttcctttcctttcctttcctttcctttccattcctTTCCTTACAAGAGTGGCTGTCAAGACCAGTATCTTAGACTTGGCACTCACCATCACTTCTTTGTTGTGCTGCAGAGAAACAAGCCAAACTCACTGTTCTAATTTAGCCTTTTTCTGTGACTCACAAAAGAGTAATGGAGAGGATAACAATATCATGGATGGCACAAAAAGTTCCAGCATTGGTCAAAGTCCTTTCATGACTTTTCACCAGACTTTAACAATTTCCCCTTATCTCTGAGGGTGGGAATTGATGTAATATCTCCCTTTTTCCATGTCTTTTCTCCTAAGTTTGTTAATTACATTGTAAAAATGTAATATCCAGAGAAATGAAAGGCTAATGGACTACAACTTAAGCAAATCAGTAAAGAAATGTCTAGGGAATTGAAAAGGGGAATATTGTCAACTCTTTGCCTCATCTCTAGAGAGCAATTCGAGGTGACCGTGGGCTGCCATAACTTTGTAGTTTCAGGTCTGGCAACAGGTCTTCAGGAAGCAAAGCTGGGTTAGGAACCCATCTGAGCCCCCATATTCCTGACTGATGTGTCTTCATTTTGCTCTGGAAGGAAGGGACTATGGTCTCTCTTCACTTTAGACCTTTGGGGGCTAGCCATGTACTGACACACAGTAGGCTCTTGGTAAGtggcttacaaaaaaaaaaagcaggaagggTGTGGAAATGGAATGGAAACCATGCCTTTGAGTATCAGTGATGATGGCCAGAGAGAAATTATCCTCACATAAGATGAAGGGTGATTAGGAGGATTTAAGGCACAATAATATCCTGAATTCTGTCTTGCTGCCTTGCCCCATCCAGTAAACTCCCAATATGTGCTGATGATAAGAAAATATGTTTGAAATTGGAATGGGATAAACCCAGCGGGAATGTAGACACTCTGAAAGCCTTCTGTTTGGGTGTCTGTGATCATGTGACTAGCCTGTTGGGCTTCACATTGTACCTGCTGCAGAGAGGTCCTTTCAGAATCAACCTGTTGTGATGCTAAGAGGCCGGGTGCACTCTACTGGGGTACATTTTAGTATTTCTCTTCTTGACTTCATTAaaaaacactcttacacatatTTGCAGAGGAAAAATAAGCTATAAATTACAGTGGCGAGATCAAATGAGCTGAAACACAAGATTAAAATGTTTTCCATCCACAGAGCAATCTTTCACAATAGTGTCAAGCAGaaagttctgctcagtgtttacaAGAGGGCCTGATGAAAAATTCCAGACATAAAACTTCTGCAactgagacttgaactcagaagGACCTCCCACCTCTGAACACACATTTCACAACTAAAATTCTACTGCAGTTGTTTTCCTTAAGGAACATCCAGCTTCCAATAGGCAACTGAATTTTCTTATTGAGACTACTGTGGTATTGGAAAAATCCCTAGCTGTTTGAGATTATCCATGACTGGTAGTTAAGAATTTCTGTACTGAtatcatttaataatttttagatAGAGGAATGGGGACGGGGTGTGGCTCAgcgatagagtacttgcctagcaaggAGGCCCTGGATTTGCTCCCTGGCACtgcaatcatcatcatcattattattttacagaCAAATCATTTTGAAAGACTTCTTTACTAGAATATTTCCTTGATTCTTTAACAGACTATGCTAGTGTAGGTCAGTCTTTTCCCCACTGGGAACACTATCTGCTACTCCATAGTAGTGTCTGCAGACCCTAGGAAAAGGCTAATTAACCCTATGCATTTCTGTTGATGGTGTCTCAGGAGTCACCTGGGCTGTAGTGGTCACTTCTAACAGCTATTATGACTTCCCTGTAAGCCTGGCCATCATGGTCATTGTGGTGCAGTATCTAATTTGCATATACATgtacctgagtttgacccccagatTTCAAGCCATAAAATCCCAGTGTGGCAACACCTTGTACctgagcactggagaggtagagacagaaagattccTGGGATTCCTTCGCCAGCCACACTTTGCTTTTTTGGCAAGTTCCAAGCCAAAAGAgaatttttcttagaaaaaaaaaaatgtgctggtGCCTATGAAACTCCATCAAAGGTTGTCCAGCCCTCACAGGCACAGGGGTCCATGTGTGcacctgtatgcacacacaggtatacagAGATGGTAggtttaaaaattgaaacaagCTTGCTAACTTACTGTCAGACTGGAGGGGCTTGCTTCCATACACATTTCCTTTACACCTTCTAATGCTTGGTTATGTTTTAGATAGAAAAATCACAGGACTGAGCTGCTGATTTTTTTCAATAGATTACATAGTGGAAAATTATAACATAAAATGCTTAAATAAACTTAAGCTCATCATATCATACAGTTATCAAGTTAGTTTTGTTCTAGACACAGACACGACCAATACCAAAAAGACAACTAGGATATAGGAtcggcatttttttttttttttttccgagacagggtttctctgtggctttggaggctgtcctggaactagctcttgtagaccaggctggtctcaacctcacagagatctgcctgcttctgcctctggagtgctgggattgaaggcatacgccaccaccccctggctaGAATAGGCATTCTTATACACTTTAATGGAGTAGCTATATAAGGGCACTTTTTTACATTCACCAGCTGTGATGATTTAGGTTAGTTATCTTCTTTTAGTTTAATCTTTCTCATATGAAAATGATGATAAAATCTTTTTGAAAAGGTTATTGGAGAACTAAGGCATTTCAAAGCCCTCATCACAGGAGCTtacatttaaagatttattctattCCTGCAATCAGAACAGTGATATCAATTTGTGCACAGCAGGCATGGGGCCTCCAGTGCACAGCACATCTCTGTTGTATTTGTCACCTGCTAGATGTCACACCTGCCTTAGTATTGACTGTCCTGAAACCAAGTATGCCACCTAAATCAAAATAGGCCCCAAGTCCTCTAATTCTTTGACATTATAGAAAACAGGTACTTTCATTAAATTAGCACCCTAAAAGTAGAGTTTTAATGTGGGCAATCAATCTTAATGGATAATGAAAGGGCAAGTAGACAActcaacacatttttaaattaaacattctAACACGATCCAAAGATATGCTGATTTGATATTTACATGGTTAGGAATGAGCCTATGCTATATATAGTCTTTGTCTCCTAACTGAATCACTGTTTCTCTAAGAGCAGAAAATGGTAATTCCTAACATACAAGTGTCTCGGGTGTCTCAGGTAGGATTCACTCAACCTGGGGTGACAAGGTGGAATATTAAGTGTTAAATAAAACGGATTTTGATAGATTCAGGCCAGCATTTCCCAGAACTTATGAAATGTTCATAAACACACCTCTGTCATTTCCCACTACTCATTTATAATAACTGGCAGTCTCAGCACCAAGTATATGAGAAATGTGTGGATCAGCTCCAAGAAGGTTGAGGATGGGCACCCGGCAGTATCAGCTCTTCTATAAAGATGTAATCCTTTAGGTAAAATTCAACACATCTACTTCATTTATCAGTATACTTGCTTTCATCTTTAAATGATATGTACACCAAAATTGTTTACAAATAAAATTACTCATAAATGTTTGACTTATATCCTAATTTCTATATGCATAAGGAAGCAGTCTGGAAATCTGTTTCAGAGCACATAGAATTAAAGTACTGACTCTTGTTCACTGAACAGGAATTAACATGCTGAATCAATACCAAGAAAACTATTTTACTGAGGTTTTTCTAGTCTAATCTGAAATGCaactgatttttgagacaagatcttactatgtTGCTGAGGTTAGACTAGAactcatcatcctcctgcctcagtctcctgaatgctaagTTATAGGAAGGAATGTGCCTCCCTGGATTACAGGTTCTTTTTACTCGTGTTTTCTCCCCTCTTCATTTTAGGTGTTTTTCATTGCTGGAGAACTCAGTTAGTGGCAAATGTGACAATAAAGCTGTAGGCCAATTCAAATAAAACGTCAAAACAATCACTTTCTAGtctcatgataaaaataaaacttcaaaaaaattTCCCCACGGGTCTAAGACAGTTAAGAGAAAAGTGAAGACTGAGAGAAATCAAGATGCCTATCCTATTAGGCAGCATGGGGCCTCAAAGGGCCTCATCTGTTGGTCTGCATTACAGCCAatagtagtggttctcaaccttcctaagctCTGACCCTTGAATAGAGTTCCTcttgttgtgctgacccccaactaTGCAATTACTTTCCTTACTTTCATAAGTGTCcttgtgctactgttatgaatcaaaatGGGAAAGCTATCTGTGTTTTTTGATGGTTtcaggcaacccctgtgaaagggtcattcaccttccaaaggggtcatgacctacaaGTTAAGAACCCCTGGCTTATAGCTTGATAATGCTTCCTTGCActaataatgaaaacaacttttagTAAATTAAATGAGAATACCCCAaaactttcttgttttttttttctttcttttttttttttttttaagcaacatCTTTACAAGGCTGTGAGAAGACCTGAGAGGCCCCATCCTCAAATACAGTACTGCACTCCAGGTGTTCCAGACACTTGAAACTGCACTAAACTATTTCTACTTCCAAGTcagcttctcttctctcccatttGAATTGTTTCACTCTAACCACCCCCCAAGAATGTGAAATCTATCTTTAGATTCCACTTCTGTAACTGAAAAACCTGCATCCCAAGTCCCTTTGACGCAATGTTTTCTAATGGCATCCTTCCATTCGACTGTAAGCTGCACTGCACCGCCCTTCACTGCTGTTAGTCCTCTCCGTGTCTCCACCACACACCCTTCGAAGCAGTCTTCCTGTTTACACTCTTGCCTCTTCCTGTCCATCCCAGATGCAGCTCAACAGTGATTATTTATAAAACAGTTCACTTCCATCCATCTGCTTGTTTCCCACTCTGGCGAACCCAGACTCCTTCCTGCAAGACGCCCATGCTGAGCACACCGGCCCTCCAGCCCTCCCACATCTTCTCATCTCAGGTTCAGATGCGGCAGATCAATTTAGGATTTCCAAAGACACAGGTTCACTCTGATTTTTAGAAAAGCCAACAATAATGAATAGTTTTAAATTCATTTGCTTGTGTCATTATTTTTGTACTTGTCCCTTTGGTATAGTATGAGTTATACTTTGGACAGCAATATAAAATGtgagttttaaaaaaagtttgcgggtggtggcggcacacacctttgattctagcactcaggaagcagaggcagaaggatctcttgaattcaaggccagtatggtctacagagtgagttctaggacagccagagctacacagagatactgtctcaaaaaaccaaaagttaataaactacttaaaagaaaaacaaacaagcattaaAAGATTTCCTATATACCTTATATATGTAAAAACTGACATTTATTTAGAGGTCTTACAGTCCCATCAGAATAGCCTGCTAATCTTAAATCTGGAAACCCAGCCTGACTTCCCAACTCTGCTTGGAAAGGCTATCACTGACATTTGTATCACATTTTATTCCACACAGCTATCACCTGAAGATGCTGGAGCAAGCTGACgctggctcagagcagagagctggATTCGAGGTTCTAACATGTCTGCACAGGTGCTGCTGGACTCATCAGCTCACTTGCAAATAGCAAGTTGTCTATCAAGTTCTCAACCCTGAAGCCTACTGCATCTGTcccagtcatttttctttaagactgGACTCACTACTCAGACCCAGCTCTTGTTGAACCCCAaattccacctgtctctgctactccagcactgagattaaaagcataGGCTACTATGCCCATTTTATCTCAgtaattggtaaaaaaaaatgaaccactAGCACTTCTGAGGTGAAAGGCTGTTTAATATTTTGGGCTTCAGCTTAGTCACTAAGAGTTCTCAATGAGAAGCTACCACCATTTGATGTGAACCTTTGCTCTAAAATGTATTCACCAGTTTATTAGATTTCATTTTAGTGCTAGAGATATAACAGCAGTAATTTATGCCCTGAGATTAGGATTCATTACCAACCAGGTCCTAAATTTAAGAGCTGTAATGACTTCCTCTCTGTATTCTTATTATGTTACTTAATAAAAGTTTCACAATTAAAGCTAAATATTAAGATGAAATGACAACCtgaattatttttagaaagtagGTAAGGATGTATCATGACTGTATCAGTTCTAGGCATCAtaggaaaaatataaagttaacaaGGTTATCAAACTTGTTATAAACCCAAACATACTCTACCACAATGAAGTCCAAAAACTTAAGTTTATATTGCGTAGGCATCACTGGTCCAGACTGCACACAGAATGCCTAATCATGTGCTAAACTGAGATTTGTAAAAGATCAAGTTGCAATTCCTTTTCTCTGAAGTCCCTGATGTAAGAAACACACATCCaaaatatatagtaaaataaaaataggctgAATGGTCATTTGTACAAATTCCTTGTCTACAATTAGGAGTCCTAGACTACAACTTCCCAATAGTCATCTGAGTTACCCAACTCCCTGAGTATGATTTCTTCACAGGTAACATAACCCAGTAAGAATGTGAGAGCACAGACTAATACCATAGGCACTGTGGCAAAGTATAACACTGGCCAAGTCATACTAAGTAACACAGAGAACCAAAGAACGCGGCTGTGCTTCAGTATAAAGAACAGAAGTCCAGAGTGGAGAAATGTCCAGATTTGCCACTCCTCGATACACAGTAAGCAAACCACAGGCTTTCATCTCATTTTTAAAGTCCAGAGACTGTGCTGAGAATCCCTAGTAGATCAGACCTCTACTGCCTGAAAATAACTGTCTACAGAAAGTATGATTAGAGCAACAAAGAGCAACAAGAGTGTTTTAAAATCGACTAGTTTAGCAAATctctaaaagaaaataacattttaggCTTGGTTTTAATTACACTTTAGTAAATGTAGCCAaatcctgaaaaaacaaaaattagaaagagGTGAGAAAATGCATAATTAAATGAAATGCAAAAACACCATGCAGAGTGAAAATAAACTTCATGAGAGATTAAAGATTTTTACAAGGAAAACCTATTAAAACAGGTACATGGGCTTTAATGATCAAGCCCAAACAGCAGACTCTTTTCCCCCTTAGATACTCAAATTGCTGTTTTCAGgtatttagaaaaaataactCCAATTAGAAACCATAATGCTgggacattcttttcttttgatttatttaatttgaatacATGTCCTGCCAACTATAAAACACTAGTGTGACCAACACACCAGAAATCCCAGCATGATCAACAAGTGCAGCTTTTGCACCTGTCAAGGGACACTGAGAAGAAGTAACTATTAAATGTCAGTCTTAATCCTCATCAGAACTGGAATCATCCTCTTGGTCAGAAAGTTCCGGCACTGGGAATCGAAGAATGGCAGCAACTCCCGTCAACTGGCCAAGCTGTTCCCCAGACACATGGAGACTAGAGAATATCCGAACCGTGCCTGCGTTATCTTTCACGCTGTCCACCAGCCTGACATACCGGCTCCGGGTGGCCACATCCTGATGCCGGAAGAGCTCATCACTGATGAGCAATGTGTCGATCGCCAAGGCTTCGTTGGCCCTCTCCACCTGCTTGAGTCCATAGAAGGCTCGGTCAGGTTCGTGCTGTAACATTTTATAGAAGTCATCCAAGGCTTTTACTTCTCCAGCAGCTTTCGTGTCTGAAAGGCGGCTAGCTACAGTAGGGTCACAAAGGGCCTCTTTCAGGGAGTACTTGTGTCCAGAGGAGGCGTGTACCTAGAATCACAATTATAAAAGACAAAGAATCTTTGAAAGTATCCGTTAATCAGCCCACAATGGCGTAAGACAAAAGCATGAATAAGGCCTTATCTATTTAAGGACTTCTGCAAAGGTTACCTTATAAATGTGGTAGACCTACACCGTTCTCTTTACTGATTCATTTATAATCCCAGTTAAATTGAGTTTTAGCCTTCTACTACTCTAAAACATTACGAACCATTCACACCAATCCCTCTGCCCACTCCTGAATTTCTCTGGGTAAGAGTTTTTACCTGAAGGAATTTGGACCGGTTTTCCAGGAGCACTTTGTTGTCAGTCTTCACCGCTTGCTGAAACATGTAGTCGCAGAACTGCTCTCGAACAAACCCTGGGCTGGCCACCAGAACGCACTTTACAACATCAAAGTTGATGTGGCGCTGGATGGCCTGGACCACCTGTTCATAGAATCTCTCCAGGGCCTTGTCATGCTGGGAGCAGTTGCCTTTCCGTTTCCTGGGTATGTTCACCTCCACCTTGGCACGGGTGAGGGTCATACTGGGTGTCACTAAGCAGACGTGGGCGAGGCCCTCCTGCATGACCACAGCTGCCACATCAGCGCTCCACGCTGGGTCACAAGCCTGCTCGATGCGCTCCAGAACCACACTGTCCCACTGTTTCTTGGCCAGGGTGAACTGGCGGTTGGGCTCCAGTTCGATGGTGTGGTAAGCTCCCATCTTGACATACTCATTCTCTTGGATATTGGTCCCCTTAACTCGCAGCTGGCAGGCTTGAGAGTCAAAGTCGATGGCCTCCACGCAAAGAGTGAGGGTGGTGCGGACGCGGTTGCTCCCGACGCTGCCCGTGGAGGACTCGGTCTGGACCTTGCGGATGGTGGAGGCGCGCAGGCTGTCGCCCACCTGCACCAGATTGTAGGTGTGCCACATGTCCTCGGGCTCCTCGGGGATGAGGGTGACCTGGCCCGCATTGTCCTTCTCGATGTTCTTCCTCACAAGCTTCATGACCTCGCCAGGGGCTCACTTCAAAACAGAAGGCGCCGAGGGGGGTCCGCAAGAGACACAGAGgcgcgggtgggggtggggtcctaggctgggaaggggacaggagagaAACACTACCTCTAACTCCTGCCAGCCCGGGACAGGCTTTCCCCCGACGCTTTTCTGAGCCTCGGCGCGCAGATCCACGCTGCGCGGCAGACCCCACGCTGAGCACACACAAGCCGGCACTTTCAGTCACCGGCCCCGCGCAAGTGGCTGACGCGGCGATCGCGCATGCGCAGCCCGCCTCCCGGCGCATGTCTGTCGTCCCTACCGGAGAGGCGGGCCCTATCGCTTACGCGCGCACGCAAGCGCAGTAACAGGAAAGACGCAGCCTAGCTGAAAGTCAAGGGAGGTGCTAAACGGCTCTGGCCGCCACTCTTGAGAATTAAAGCCGAACTCCGGGTGGCTGAGTTTTCCCACGCCTCCCTGTGTACGAGGAACTGCGGAGTGTGTGAGTGCTAACGTAAGTATCTAAACTGAGTTTGCCACTTTGCACTTCCTTCCCTGATGTGGAGCCAGCTTCCAAACTTATGTAAAAGTGAAAAGAGCCCACGAAAGTGCAGTGCAGACTTAGTCCCCGAAGTCCAAACTCTGCCTGGTCTTGCTCATTCCTTCCCCGCACTCAGACGTGACGCGCGCTTGTTGGCACTGGGATTCCCAGAAGCAGTTTCTAAGGACTAGTCACGTTCGGCCTGGGCTCAGCAACATGCCCAACTGTTTTCTGCGACGTTACCCTGTTTGGACTACCCAGTTAACCCAGATGTTAAAGGACAGAACCCAGAGAGAGCAGAAGCTATGCGTGGAATGTACCCCTGGTGGACCTCTGGGTGGCTTGACCTGATGTCCTGGGAATCCCAGAATCCAAAATTGGCAGTCAGCTCTCCAAGGCTCAGTAGTCTCTGAGGCGCTCAGTGTGGGAGCTGGCCTGCAATAGATTAGCGCTGATTCTCCCTGCCAATAACTGGCCAAAAGCTGAGGCTATGGTAAATTAAGATAAACTGATCTACTAACTATGACCGCCCTCCAAAGAAGAGCCATAGAATTGgttgtaaagaaaaagaaaaaccttacacacacacacccttttttttCACCATGGCGATGGGAATATAGGAATGCCTCTTTCTTGAGTCTGTAGACAGTGGGAAGCAGAGAAGTCTTGAGCTCACTCATACTCTCACtgtgttttaagtattttaaggATCAAGAAGGTGCTGCATAGGCTCTTAATGAATGAAAGGTCTTCATTGGAGTACAATCAACTTTTGGAAATTTCAAAAACACTTtcccactctttcttttcttataaagaaaatgctACCCTAATTTgtagaaaagtaaaatgaaattctgagaaAGCTGATGAATGTGTTCAAGAGCATGTAAGTGGCATTCAGATTCAGGACTGATGAACTACACACTGTTCCAGAAACCACTCATCTGTCTTCTAATCATCTGTGCAAATGCAAGTTACGAGCTGTTATCCCCTGCCATCTCCTTTAGCTGACGCCTTTACCAGTTCACTCTCCACACTCTGGGAACCAGCCTGTTTCTACCAAGTCTAGGTAatcattgttatttttgagaaagatttTACTTCGGTTAAGaggcctggctgctcttccagagaaccagggttcaattcccggcacacacatggcagctcacaactgtctgtaactccatttccaggggatctgacaccttcataccaatgcacataaaattaagttaaataaattataaaaatgtttaaaaatatgcatgcatttacttataattatatatgtagaAAACCCACAATGACTCTAGTTTATATTTCatgattcttttaaattctaaGGCAAGCATttttgaactgatttttttttttttggtggggtcaAATGAAGCCCAAGAATGTGTAGTAAAGGATGACCCTGAATGTCTGATCATCGCCCTGCCTTTATGGGAGtagaggcatgtaccactataTCCCCAGATTTTTGTGAGGCTCAAATCTGGGGCATTGTAAGAATTctgcccactgagctacatccccagctcttgACTTCCT
This DNA window, taken from Cricetulus griseus strain 17A/GY chromosome 2, alternate assembly CriGri-PICRH-1.0, whole genome shotgun sequence, encodes the following:
- the Pelo gene encoding protein pelota homolog, with translation MKLVRKNIEKDNAGQVTLIPEEPEDMWHTYNLVQVGDSLRASTIRKVQTESSTGSVGSNRVRTTLTLCVEAIDFDSQACQLRVKGTNIQENEYVKMGAYHTIELEPNRQFTLAKKQWDSVVLERIEQACDPAWSADVAAVVMQEGLAHVCLVTPSMTLTRAKVEVNIPRKRKGNCSQHDKALERFYEQVVQAIQRHINFDVVKCVLVASPGFVREQFCDYMFQQAVKTDNKVLLENRSKFLQVHASSGHKYSLKEALCDPTVASRLSDTKAAGEVKALDDFYKMLQHEPDRAFYGLKQVERANEALAIDTLLISDELFRHQDVATRSRYVRLVDSVKDNAGTVRIFSSLHVSGEQLGQLTGVAAILRFPVPELSDQEDDSSSDED